From one Catellatospora sp. IY07-71 genomic stretch:
- a CDS encoding IucA/IucC family siderophore biosynthesis protein yields MPRVTDAMAGARAAILARLWGALVREPLPGVQRQAYGGDTRVTLPGGERIIGSTALALPFAVPPEGMRLVTDTVAVDDPVELLRAVRLPGDAVRLATEIRSSLAGLALARAGQPGPQGGGPALEVLAGRADGLALLEQSVVDGHPLHPCCRTRIGMSEAEMLAYAPEHRPTVTLEVYAVPPKRWLTTGAGLAPRLPVHPWQREHVLSAYPFLKPTGEKIAARPLMSLRTLAAVGDPTRHYKTAVDVQMTSAVRIVSPAAVRNGPVVSRLLTTLSADLGLQVWPELAAGAVLGEDGTPLRSLAVVARRAPRPGPNEVVLPIAALAAPSPADGRPLIREAVTLGYGGHPAGFLADLAALIVPVLLTLLHRGAALEAHGQNLLVTLSHGRPTGLSYRDVGGVRLSPQRLRRHGADVPALHGDLASDDPAELRAKVLASGFAVALGEPIAVLAWEYGVVPELLWRLVRERVEVVYDSLPPHAVADAHAVLGEPLPLKATTAMRLAADPLTDVWASLPNPLAA; encoded by the coding sequence GTGCCGAGGGTGACCGACGCGATGGCCGGCGCGCGTGCCGCGATCCTGGCCCGGCTGTGGGGGGCGCTGGTGCGCGAGCCGCTGCCGGGTGTGCAGCGGCAGGCGTACGGCGGCGACACCCGGGTCACTCTGCCGGGCGGCGAGCGGATCATCGGTTCGACGGCGCTGGCGCTGCCGTTCGCGGTGCCGCCGGAGGGGATGCGCCTGGTCACCGACACGGTCGCGGTCGACGATCCGGTGGAGCTGCTGCGGGCGGTGCGGCTGCCGGGTGACGCGGTGCGGCTGGCCACGGAGATCCGGAGCAGCCTGGCCGGGCTGGCGCTGGCCCGCGCCGGGCAGCCGGGGCCGCAGGGCGGCGGACCGGCGCTGGAGGTGCTGGCGGGGCGGGCCGACGGGCTCGCGCTGCTGGAGCAGTCCGTCGTGGACGGTCATCCGCTGCACCCCTGCTGCCGCACCCGGATCGGCATGAGCGAGGCCGAGATGCTGGCGTACGCCCCCGAGCACCGCCCCACGGTGACGCTGGAGGTGTACGCCGTGCCGCCCAAGCGCTGGCTGACCACGGGTGCGGGGCTCGCGCCCCGGCTGCCGGTGCACCCGTGGCAGCGTGAGCACGTCCTGTCGGCGTACCCGTTCCTGAAGCCCACCGGCGAGAAGATCGCCGCCCGGCCGCTGATGTCGCTGCGCACGCTCGCCGCGGTGGGCGACCCCACCCGGCACTACAAGACCGCCGTCGACGTGCAGATGACCAGCGCCGTGCGCATCGTCTCCCCCGCCGCCGTGCGCAACGGGCCGGTCGTGTCCCGCCTGCTGACCACGCTGTCGGCCGACCTCGGCCTGCAGGTGTGGCCGGAGCTGGCGGCCGGGGCCGTGCTCGGCGAGGACGGCACCCCGCTGCGCAGCCTGGCCGTGGTGGCCCGGCGCGCGCCCCGGCCCGGCCCGAACGAGGTGGTCCTGCCGATCGCCGCGCTGGCCGCGCCCTCCCCCGCCGACGGGCGGCCGCTGATCCGCGAGGCGGTGACCCTCGGCTACGGCGGGCATCCGGCGGGCTTCCTCGCCGACCTGGCCGCGCTGATCGTGCCGGTGCTGCTCACCCTGCTGCACCGGGGCGCCGCCCTGGAGGCCCACGGCCAGAACCTGCTGGTCACCCTCAGCCACGGCCGTCCCACCGGCCTGTCCTATCGCGACGTAGGCGGGGTGCGGCTGAGCCCGCAGCGGCTGCGCCGCCATGGCGCCGACGTCCCGGCCCTGCACGGCGACCTGGCCAGTGACGACCCGGCCGAGCTGCGCGCCAAGGTGCTGGCCTCGGGTTTCGCCGTCGCGCTCGGCGAGCCGATCGCGGTGCTGGCATGGGAGTACGGCGTCGTCCCCGAGCTGCTGTGGCGCCTGGTCCGCGAGCGGGTCGAGGTGGTGTACGACAGCCTGCCGCCGCACGCCGTGGCCGACGCGCACGCCGTGCTCGGCGAACCGCTGCCGCTGAAGGCCACCACGGCGATGCGCCTGGCCGCCGACCCGCTCACCGACGTGTGGGCGTCCCTGCCGAACCCGCTGGCCGCCTGA
- a CDS encoding IucA/IucC family protein: MRPLTDPIGAELAELAPHLLDGYAAALPRARVTVATRLAEALWREDLGDARARFRGRRHAFDRVLLDPVDADPVDLVSHEGLRAELDSAVHGLALAYARRSAQDPGHRAAAAANGVADLPALLDGTPPDERTVRLEQLAVEGHNLHPCGRTRLGWGTGDMIAHDLESESTAIGFLSVRPELALGDDLSERLGVAVPGGRRLLPVHIWQLRHLTGRHPELFADGTLRVLDQVLPARPTAALRTVLPAGATYLKLSLDIQVTSTRRSISIASTRNGPELSRVLSQLLERVPGGDRVLLMAEPMGVAGLLEDGRQLSTIARDGLGGRLAPGEQPYPASALAATDPVTGRTLLAGLVDRYARTRGGSSSAAAAGFLGEYAALLLPPVLALAARHGIGLEAHLQNCVPTFVGGVPHRLALRDLAGLRVHQPRLAASGAALHLWPGSVIGTEEEAVLLAKVAYTAFQAHLGELVLRLGQSHALDEAAAWQIVRDVVDEALAGHPDHAFYTAPTVPHKALTRMRLAGTGDLYVPVQNPLHARS; the protein is encoded by the coding sequence ATGCGCCCGCTCACCGACCCGATCGGCGCGGAACTGGCCGAACTCGCCCCGCACCTGCTCGACGGGTATGCCGCCGCGCTGCCGCGGGCCCGGGTCACGGTGGCGACCCGGCTGGCCGAGGCGCTGTGGCGGGAGGACCTCGGCGACGCGCGCGCCCGTTTCCGGGGGCGGCGCCACGCGTTCGACCGGGTGCTGCTCGACCCGGTCGACGCCGACCCGGTCGACCTGGTGTCCCACGAGGGGCTGCGCGCGGAGCTGGACAGCGCGGTGCACGGGCTCGCGCTCGCGTACGCCCGCCGGTCCGCGCAGGACCCGGGACATCGGGCCGCCGCGGCCGCCAACGGGGTCGCCGACCTGCCGGCACTGCTCGACGGAACCCCGCCCGACGAGCGCACGGTGCGGCTGGAGCAGCTCGCGGTCGAGGGGCACAACCTGCACCCGTGCGGCCGCACCCGGCTCGGCTGGGGCACCGGCGACATGATCGCCCACGACCTGGAGAGCGAGTCGACGGCGATCGGGTTCCTGTCGGTGCGGCCGGAGCTGGCCCTCGGCGACGACCTGTCCGAGCGGCTCGGGGTGGCCGTGCCCGGCGGGCGGCGGCTGCTGCCCGTGCACATCTGGCAGCTGCGCCACCTGACCGGCCGCCATCCGGAACTGTTCGCCGACGGCACGCTGCGCGTGCTCGACCAGGTGCTGCCCGCCCGGCCCACCGCCGCGCTGCGCACCGTGCTGCCCGCGGGCGCGACCTATCTCAAGCTGTCGCTGGACATCCAGGTCACCTCGACCCGGCGCAGCATCTCCATCGCGTCCACCCGCAACGGCCCGGAGCTGAGCAGGGTCCTGTCACAGCTGCTGGAGCGGGTGCCGGGCGGCGACCGGGTGCTGCTGATGGCCGAGCCGATGGGCGTCGCCGGGCTGCTGGAGGACGGCCGCCAGCTGAGCACCATCGCCCGCGACGGCCTGGGCGGGCGGCTGGCCCCCGGCGAGCAGCCGTATCCGGCCAGCGCGCTGGCCGCGACCGACCCGGTGACCGGCCGTACGCTGCTCGCGGGCCTGGTCGACCGGTATGCGCGCACCCGGGGCGGCTCCTCGTCGGCCGCGGCGGCGGGTTTCCTGGGCGAGTACGCCGCGCTGCTGCTGCCGCCGGTGCTGGCGCTGGCCGCCCGGCACGGCATCGGCCTGGAGGCGCACCTGCAGAACTGCGTGCCCACCTTCGTCGGCGGCGTGCCGCACCGGCTGGCCCTGCGGGACCTGGCCGGGCTGCGGGTACACCAGCCGCGCCTGGCCGCCTCGGGGGCCGCGCTGCACCTGTGGCCCGGTTCGGTGATCGGCACCGAGGAGGAGGCGGTGCTGCTGGCGAAGGTGGCGTACACCGCGTTCCAGGCGCACCTGGGCGAGCTGGTGCTGCGGCTGGGCCAGTCGCACGCGCTCGACGAGGCCGCCGCCTGGCAGATCGTCCGCGACGTGGTCGACGAGGCCCTGGCCGGCCACCCCGACCACGCCTTCTACACCGCCCCCACGGTGCCCCACAAAGCCCTCACCCGGATGCGCCTCGCGGGCACCGGCGACCTCTACGTCCCCGTGCAGAACCCGCTGCACGCCCGATCATGA
- a CDS encoding alanine racemase: MSGAGVTPERVASAVRGLASPVCAYVYDPAVLAARVAELRAALPGVTVCYAVKANGHPAIVAAAAAACDGLEVASGGELALAEAAGARRIVFGGPAKTDGELAHALRLGATVNVESPHELRRLSLLAQRAGTTATITLRVNRADAGLPGTHAMTGAPTPFGVDEAQLPQVVALARALPGLDLAGWHLHAVSNNLDAAAHSAFLAEALRWSAATSRELGVPLRTVNAGGGFGVDYTGGASFALDELRVAVPDGVELVVEPGRWPAADAGWYAAEVLDLKHTHGRWFAVLRGGTHHFRLPAAWGYSHPFTVLPVARWDYPWPRPEVAGVAVDAVGELCTPRDVLTRGQQVDRLRVGDVLLFGRTGAYGWDISHHDFLRHPRPEFVVLDRAE; this comes from the coding sequence ATGAGCGGCGCGGGCGTGACGCCGGAGCGGGTGGCGTCGGCGGTGCGCGGGCTGGCGTCGCCGGTGTGCGCGTACGTGTACGACCCGGCCGTGCTCGCCGCGCGGGTCGCCGAGCTGCGGGCGGCGCTGCCGGGGGTGACCGTCTGCTACGCGGTCAAGGCCAACGGGCACCCGGCGATCGTCGCGGCGGCCGCGGCGGCCTGCGACGGGCTGGAGGTCGCCTCGGGCGGCGAGCTGGCCCTGGCCGAGGCGGCGGGCGCGCGCCGGATCGTGTTCGGCGGCCCGGCCAAGACCGACGGCGAGCTGGCCCACGCCCTGCGCCTGGGCGCGACGGTGAACGTGGAGAGCCCGCACGAGCTGCGCCGCCTCAGCCTGCTGGCGCAGCGGGCCGGGACGACCGCGACGATCACCTTGCGGGTCAACCGCGCCGACGCCGGGCTGCCCGGCACGCATGCGATGACCGGCGCGCCGACGCCGTTCGGGGTGGACGAGGCGCAGCTGCCCCAGGTGGTGGCGCTGGCCCGGGCACTGCCGGGGCTGGATCTGGCCGGGTGGCACCTGCACGCGGTGTCCAACAATCTGGACGCCGCCGCGCACAGCGCGTTCCTGGCGGAGGCGCTGCGCTGGTCGGCGGCCACCTCACGGGAGCTGGGCGTGCCGCTGCGTACGGTCAACGCGGGCGGCGGCTTCGGCGTCGACTACACCGGCGGCGCGTCGTTCGCGCTGGACGAGCTGCGGGTGGCCGTGCCGGACGGGGTCGAGCTGGTGGTGGAGCCCGGCCGGTGGCCGGCCGCCGACGCCGGCTGGTACGCCGCCGAGGTGCTCGACCTCAAGCACACGCACGGGCGCTGGTTCGCGGTGCTGCGCGGCGGCACCCACCACTTCCGGCTGCCCGCCGCGTGGGGGTACAGCCACCCGTTCACGGTGCTGCCGGTGGCGCGGTGGGACTACCCGTGGCCGCGGCCGGAGGTGGCCGGGGTCGCGGTGGACGCCGTCGGCGAGCTGTGCACCCCGCGCGACGTGCTGACCCGCGGCCAGCAGGTGGACCGGCTGCGCGTCGGTGACGTGCTGCTGTTCGGCCGCACGGGGGCGTACGGCTGGGACATCTCGCACCACGACTTCCTGCGCCATCCGCGGCCGGAGTTCGTCGTGCTCGACCGCGCAGAGTGA
- a CDS encoding substrate-binding and VWA domain-containing protein, whose amino-acid sequence MSVVLVGSGLTIGYVYLIKNACSGSAQATVVAAPGTAQLLRSLADKWSDTNPSVDGICASVQIGEQETAATVQALAHEWDPATSGPAPDVWVPPSSAWVKAAAAKSAVADQLLPDRLPSVARTPVVIAMPKAAAETFGWPDAQLDWKDLLDKLAQNSSVKVGMSNPATSTAGLLALSAIIDADDNTEVDPTELGRVFSLEQRLAVYTSTTDELFAEYVKGAGKTVNAFPALEQDIVRHNAEHPDLPLVALYPKNATTEADNPYLVLKNAGWTSPERIGAAEAFLNYISGDAARDAVREQGYRDSNRVPGPKLTPANGVVSKLTALPGGVLLSESITRTVDTWTALTRPTNMLMVLDVSGSMGGLVRGTGQTKLDLTKAGAREAVDMFGDDVQMGLWVFSSQQSGTKAYREVVGLGKLTDDVDGKSRRAQLKSRLNGLEPGGNTGMYDTVWAAYQNMQKNYVEGATNMIVLLSDGADDDQLQGLKLDQLVEKIKNADGNKPVKVITIALGKPSNSAAMAKISSATGVNTYSSERSYDIGNVLRAAIFDFQE is encoded by the coding sequence ATGTCGGTCGTGCTGGTCGGTTCCGGTCTGACCATCGGGTACGTATACCTGATCAAGAACGCGTGCAGCGGCAGCGCCCAGGCCACCGTCGTGGCCGCGCCCGGCACCGCCCAGCTGTTGCGCTCCCTGGCCGACAAGTGGTCCGACACCAACCCGTCCGTCGACGGCATCTGCGCCTCGGTGCAGATCGGTGAGCAGGAGACCGCCGCGACCGTGCAGGCGCTGGCCCACGAGTGGGACCCGGCCACCTCCGGCCCCGCGCCCGACGTCTGGGTGCCGCCGTCGAGCGCCTGGGTCAAGGCCGCCGCCGCCAAGAGCGCCGTCGCCGACCAGCTGCTGCCCGACCGCCTGCCCAGCGTGGCGCGTACGCCCGTGGTCATCGCGATGCCGAAGGCCGCCGCGGAGACGTTCGGCTGGCCCGACGCGCAGCTGGACTGGAAGGACCTGCTGGACAAGCTCGCGCAGAACTCGTCGGTCAAGGTCGGCATGAGCAACCCCGCCACCTCCACCGCGGGCCTGCTGGCGCTGTCGGCGATCATCGACGCGGACGACAACACCGAGGTCGACCCGACCGAGCTGGGCCGCGTGTTCTCGCTGGAGCAGCGCCTGGCCGTCTACACCAGCACCACCGACGAGCTGTTCGCCGAGTACGTCAAGGGCGCGGGCAAGACCGTCAACGCGTTCCCGGCGCTGGAGCAGGACATCGTGCGGCACAACGCCGAGCACCCCGACCTGCCGCTGGTCGCCCTCTACCCGAAGAACGCCACCACCGAGGCGGACAACCCGTACCTGGTGCTGAAGAACGCGGGCTGGACCAGCCCGGAGCGGATCGGCGCGGCTGAGGCGTTCCTGAACTACATCAGCGGGGACGCGGCCCGCGACGCCGTGCGCGAGCAGGGCTACCGCGACTCCAACCGGGTGCCCGGCCCGAAGCTGACCCCGGCCAACGGCGTGGTGAGCAAGCTGACCGCGCTGCCCGGCGGCGTGCTGCTGTCCGAGTCGATCACCCGGACCGTGGACACCTGGACCGCGCTGACCCGCCCCACCAACATGCTGATGGTGCTCGACGTGTCGGGCTCCATGGGCGGCCTGGTGCGCGGCACCGGCCAGACGAAGCTGGACCTGACCAAGGCGGGCGCACGCGAGGCCGTCGACATGTTCGGCGACGACGTGCAGATGGGCCTGTGGGTGTTCTCGTCGCAGCAGTCGGGCACCAAGGCCTACCGCGAGGTGGTCGGCCTGGGCAAGCTCACCGACGACGTGGACGGCAAGTCGCGCCGTGCCCAGCTCAAGAGCAGGCTCAACGGCCTAGAGCCGGGCGGCAACACCGGCATGTACGACACGGTGTGGGCGGCGTACCAGAACATGCAGAAGAACTACGTCGAGGGCGCGACCAACATGATCGTGCTGCTGTCCGACGGCGCCGACGACGACCAGCTGCAGGGCCTCAAGCTCGACCAGCTCGTCGAGAAGATCAAGAACGCCGACGGCAACAAGCCGGTCAAGGTGATCACGATCGCCCTCGGCAAGCCGTCCAACAGCGCCGCGATGGCGAAGATCTCGTCCGCGACGGGCGTCAACACGTACAGCTCCGAGCGCTCGTACGACATCGGCAACGTCCTGCGCGCCGCCATCTTCGACTTCCAGGAGTGA
- a CDS encoding chorismate-binding protein, which produces MARDIPGIPAGCRDHAWERSRLEWRRGDPGDPSSLVEAFLAHHGPAVRDLSARTGDPGDHEVCGAALFVSAAGGAAMIGGAAGAPSPAPAVPDVVVVVYEHAATVRPSGPPGGAFDRSAGPWRLGPWRASWTPSRHAEAVQEVREAIARGDVYQVNLVGHARAAYAGDPLPALRRLARLPGARYAGILQGEGWAIGCASPETLLEVRDGRAVTRPIKGTAPATAAGRAELLASPKERAEHIMIVDLQRNDLSHVAVTGSVRVPELFAVRRWADLWQAESDVTCLVRPGTGLAELLRAVCPGGSVTGAPKLAALREIAALEPVGRGVSMGALGWIGPAGIDLGLTIRTVVADGDDVHVWAGGGITIDSDPAAEVAEAAAKAAPVRALLHGLA; this is translated from the coding sequence ATGGCCAGGGATATTCCTGGCATTCCGGCAGGGTGTCGTGACCACGCCTGGGAACGCTCCCGGCTGGAGTGGCGGCGGGGCGACCCCGGCGACCCGTCCTCCCTGGTGGAGGCGTTCCTGGCGCACCACGGGCCGGCTGTCCGTGATCTGTCGGCCCGGACGGGTGATCCGGGGGACCACGAGGTCTGCGGCGCGGCGCTGTTCGTCTCGGCCGCGGGCGGCGCCGCCATGATCGGCGGGGCCGCCGGGGCGCCCAGCCCCGCGCCGGCCGTGCCGGACGTGGTCGTCGTGGTCTACGAACACGCCGCAACCGTACGCCCGTCAGGGCCGCCGGGTGGCGCGTTCGACCGATCTGCCGGTCCGTGGCGGCTGGGCCCGTGGCGGGCGTCCTGGACCCCTTCGCGCCATGCCGAGGCGGTCCAGGAGGTCCGGGAGGCGATCGCCCGCGGTGACGTCTACCAGGTCAACCTGGTCGGCCACGCGCGCGCGGCGTACGCCGGCGACCCGCTGCCCGCGCTGCGCCGCCTCGCCCGGCTGCCCGGAGCCCGCTACGCCGGGATCCTGCAAGGCGAGGGCTGGGCGATCGGCTGCGCCTCCCCGGAGACGCTGCTGGAGGTGCGCGACGGCCGCGCGGTGACCCGGCCCATCAAGGGCACCGCCCCGGCCACCGCGGCCGGGCGCGCGGAGCTGCTCGCCTCGCCCAAGGAGCGCGCCGAGCACATCATGATCGTCGACCTGCAGCGCAACGACCTGTCCCACGTCGCCGTCACCGGCTCGGTGCGGGTGCCGGAGCTGTTCGCGGTGCGCCGCTGGGCCGACCTGTGGCAGGCTGAATCCGACGTGACCTGCCTGGTCCGGCCCGGCACCGGCCTGGCGGAGCTGCTGCGCGCGGTATGCCCGGGGGGTTCGGTCACCGGCGCCCCGAAGCTCGCCGCGCTGCGCGAGATCGCCGCCCTGGAGCCGGTCGGCCGGGGCGTCAGCATGGGCGCGCTGGGCTGGATCGGCCCGGCCGGGATCGACCTCGGCCTGACCATCCGCACCGTGGTCGCCGACGGCGACGACGTGCACGTGTGGGCCGGCGGCGGCATCACCATCGACTCCGACCCCGCCGCCGAGGTCGCCGAGGCCGCAGCCAAGGCCGCCCCGGTCCGCGCGCTCCTGCACGGCCTGGCCTGA
- a CDS encoding DUF5999 family protein has product MCQHQPVCPSADAIDHDAAKVVASFPEQGWSLLCNGVIVFEDTGELLPDGSSIAPHRGPAVHAMA; this is encoded by the coding sequence TTGTGCCAGCACCAACCGGTCTGCCCCTCAGCCGACGCGATCGACCACGACGCTGCGAAGGTCGTCGCATCCTTCCCTGAGCAGGGCTGGAGCCTGCTCTGCAACGGCGTCATCGTGTTCGAGGACACCGGCGAACTGCTCCCCGACGGGTCGAGCATCGCTCCGCACCGCGGCCCCGCGGTGCACGCCATGGCCTGA